The following proteins are co-located in the Purpureocillium takamizusanense chromosome 10, complete sequence genome:
- a CDS encoding NRPS (COG:Q~EggNog:ENOG503NXPX~antiSMASH:Cluster_10.1~SMCOG1002:AMP-dependent synthetase and ligase): MLAVSEFLVLFELCTVLDKGALDIDLDTGFITNGGDSLGAVALAAACKAHGLSLPREKILRSQTLRGVVSNISSPHVTDPTQAKSYLLSKLGSDATQLSDVSSTSSKNTTPSFGQDTVPINRWPLSENTSHVSSVVKGVIVDTPPDTALSGLTGSPLTEMQLHFIHGSLRQPGTNFITHSETYETRHVPILKEAWRMVIESEPIFNQDIPRHHTMNAGPTGFNWTDAMTQESGDKHTTETDIGSFFRVAPVNSSSGLSTITWTVHHSMMDGFSASLLFDKVLRIANGEQALPAGPSFLQVTRELDLFRKTSREFGTAYWAGKQAEMSKAQHELLLPAALPHDSYAGSKTVSLDITDIAQGIQSRAKAVGVTPASIFNTAWALTLAQFADAGVVSFGAVLCGRSLVVPGALDVIGPLLNTLPLTINVAKEMTTEELLRTTFDELVELEEYQWTTSDNGFSRAFETALSVQVDVADHPNRHVRPHQRETRQEHEVPLGITVDPQRKASFDYHVNRFSRENVECLAKTYRHALERLLVPTCTVEEVVRPLLPASSTEMLHRFGNCSSSTLTSSIKEDLVTLFERQSREIPDNVAIEKGCDKMTYQEMDRIASKIASRLSRHIKHEEVVCVYSDRSILWLCAIFGILKAGGVYCSMDPTVPQEVRDRNFGLSGAKVFIIAKPCQLPIVPKECPISFTVQSTMDSTEFEPAHHRLTASPSSPAYVCFTSGSTGTPKGVLCAHAGLVAFQSSLDVRLFAGPGRKIAHIMSVAFDGSIHEVFSALTHGATLVLPSGSDPFGHLHTADSAILTPSLARLLDPDEFERLKWVYFVGEPVSQAVCDRWASVKQLYNMYGPTEGTCGATIKRLLPGQPVTIGVPNPTTRIYILNADRALSPPGAIGELYLAGVQVAGGYLGLPQQTQQRFLPDNIWSRGVGEKMYKTGDRGYWTEDGEISLLGRRDREIKLRGYRLDMGDLEIRIARAYPSLQAVAVAQHKDQLIAMVQPENVSVVCLRQELGKALPQYAMPHIIVTADKLPVTGAGKVDYKAVAGVASHPRNTQTHVDNNKLVSSAEVAVAQAYKAALQLAHDVEITASSNFLELGGHSLRQLELLRQLSTTFGVQLSLKMILGSPTVRELAKAITRCINSTPALPLDQKYPVSEERATPIEVEWMRKYETSSGSSSFNVCFSSLLDVNVVHKERLIEAWNMVLARHPLLACHYAYRGADDIIRINPGYVPRVQTPCSFDLWAEANRPFSLELEQPVRVFVTDDRLTVVLSHIVADYTALSLLMREASDAYNGKLLDAAPRSYSLADVWYGTPSEAVLDFWTKYLWQCPENPHPFGGQINRSSYSGTSALSLIHTRVFEQILGFSVSANVTLQQITMACVALCLDQSESRTDILLGVPHINRDTADDLDTFGLFLQPLPVRIRHDADSVGSLMDSVKTSSQMSLAHAMPWHQLLGHLGMQAEYPNHPLFDVMVTMHDFRHTNELDMKIAGLEPSFVWAEGAKFKLLCEFTALPNGKLLLRLEYDAAVVSGVEIGRLKNAIPLAMHMLATGSEHDEVKIAIRDGPKLPSDLAGIALEDTKCFFGKSLEDI, encoded by the exons ATGCTCGCCGTGTCTGAGTTCCTGGTTCTGTTCGAGCTGTGCACCGTCCTCGATAAGGGTGCACTCGATATCGATCTTGACACCGGCTTCATAACCAATGGCGGCGACTCCCTCGGGGCCGTCGCTCTTGCAGCAGCCTGCAAAGCGCATGGTCTAAGTCTGCCGAGGGAGAAGATTCTTCGCAGCCAGACGCTCCGTGGAGTTGTTTCTAACATCTCAAGCCCTCATGTCACGGATCCGACGCAGGCAAAAAGCTATCTGTTGTCTAAGCTAGGGTCGGATGCCACGCAACTCTCTGATGTATCCTCCACGTCATCAAAGAACACAACGCCTTCCTTCGGGCAAGACACGGTTCCCATCAACCGTTGGCCTCTCTCTGAGAACACCAGCCATGTGAGCTCTGTTGTCAAGGGTGTCATTGTCGATACACCTCCTGACACAGCCTTGTCCGGTCTGACGGGGTCTCCGCTGACAGAGATGCAACTTCACTTCATTCACGGATCACTTCGACAGCCGGGAACAAACTTCATTACCCACTCGGAGACTTATGAGACAAGACACGTCCCGATACTGAAAGAGGCATGGAGAATGGTAATCGAATCCGAACCAATATTCAACCAAGACATCCCAAGGCATCATACAATGAATGCCGGCCCGACAGGCTTCAACTGGACTGATGCGATGACGCAAGAGTCGGGCGACAAGCACACGACCGAAACAGATATTGGCTCATTCTTTCGAGTTGCACCTGTCAACAGCTCATCGGGATTGAGCACAATCACATGGACGGTCCACCACTcgatgatggatggcttCTCTGCATCACTACTGTTTGACAAGGTGTTGCGAATAGCAAACGGCGAGCAAGCGCTTCCTGCGGGGCCCTCGTTTCTACAGGTTACGCGAGAGCTTGACTTGTTCCGCAAGACAAGCCGAGAGTTTGGAACAGCCTATtgggcaggcaagcaggcggAAATGAGCAAAGCCCAACATGAGCTCCTACTTCCGGCAGCTCTTCCTCATGACAGCTACGCCGGGAGCAAAACTGTCTCGTTGGACATCACAGACATTGCCCAGGGCATCCAATCAAGGGCAAAGGCCGTTGGTGTTACGCCAGCCAGTATCTTCAACACAGCCTGGGCCTTGACTCTCGCACAGTTTGCAGATGCTGGTGTCGTCTCGTTTGGCGCCGTGCTATGTGGCCGGAGCCTCGTGGTTCCTGGTGCACTGGATGTTATTGGCCCTCTCCTCAACACACTCCCCCTCACCATCAATGTCGCGAAAGAGATGACgaccgaggagctgctccgGACAACGTTTGACGAGCTTGTGGAACTGGAAGAGTACCAGTGGACAACATCCGACAACGGCTTCAGTCGCGCCTTTGAAACGGCATTGAGCGTGCAGGTGGATGTTGCGGACCACCCCAACCGGCACGTCCGTCCCCATCAGCGAGAAACTAGGCAAGAGCACGAAGTCCCTCTTGGAATTACAGTCGACCCTCAGCGCAAAGCATCGTTTGACTACCATGTCAATCGATTCTCGAGGGAGAACGTAGAATGTCTCGCTAAAACATATCGCCACGCCTTGGAGAGACTACTGGTTCCTACGTgcaccgtcgaggaggtTGTCAGGCCCCTCCTTCCCGCTTCCAGCACCGAGATGCTCCATCGCTTTGGCAACTGCTCCTCGTCAACGCTGACTTCGAGCATCAAAGAGGACCTCGTGACGCTCTTTGAGCGACAGTCGCGCGAGATCCCGGACAATGTTGCAATTGAAAAGGGCTGCGACAAGATGACATACCAAGAAATGGACCGCATTGCGTCCAAAATTGCCTCGCGGCTCTCTCGCCATATCAAGCACGAAGAAGTAGTCTGCGTGTACTCGGATCGCTCGATCCTCTGGCTTTGCGCCATCTTTGGCATCTTGAAAGCAGGAGGCGTGTACTGCTCGATGGACCCAACAGTGCCCCAAGAAGTGCGCGATCGGAACTTTGGCTTGTCGGGAGCAAAGGTATTCATCATAGCAAAGCCCTGCCAACTTCCCATCGTGCCGAAGGAATGTCCCATCTCGTTTACTGTTCAAAGCACCATGGATTCGACCGAGTTTGAGCCAGCACACCACCGCCTCACCGCGAgccccagctcgccggcgtACGTCTGCTTTACGTCGGGATCTACTGGGACACCGAAGGGAGTACTCTGCGCTCATGCCGGCTTGGTCGCGTTCCAATCGTCCCTGGATGTACGACTATTTGCTGGACCGGGGCGAAAGATAGCCCATATCATGTCGGTCGCGTTCGATGGGAGCATCCACGAAGTCTTCTCTGCCCTGACCCACGGTGCTACCTTGGTCTTGCCATCCGGCTCAGATCCGTTCGGACACTTGCACACGGCTGACTCTGCAATTCTGACACCCTCCCTGGCGAGATTGCTTGATCCTGACGAGTTTGAACGACTCAAATGG GTGTACTTTGTTGGCGAACCAGTCTCGCAGGCCGTTTGCGATCGCTGGGCATCAGTCAAGCAGCTCTACAACATGTATGGACCAACCGAGGGAACCTGTGGAGCAACGATTAAACGGCTGCTGCCCGGCCAGCCCGTGACCATTGGCGTGCCAAACCCCACGACTAGAATCTATATCCTCAATGCAGACAGAGCCTTGTCGCCTCCTGGAGCCATCGGCGAGCTGTATCTTGCCGGTGTACAAGTCGCTGGAGGATACTTGGGTCTGCCTCAGCAAACGCAACAGCGTTTCTTGCCCGATAACATATGGTCGCGGGGGGTTGGCGAAAAGATGTACAAGACGGGCGACCGAGGATACTGGACGGAAGACGGAGAGATTTCTTTGCTCGGACGTCGCGATCGCGAGATCAAATTGAGGGGCTACAGGCTGGACATGGGCGATCTGGAGATCCGGATCGCACGGGCATACCCGTCCTTGCaggctgtcgccgtcgcccaacACAAGGACCAGCTCATTGCCATGGTACAGCCAGAAAACGTCAGTGTGGTATGTCTTCGACAAGAACTTGGAAAGGCACTGCCACAATATGCCATGCCACACATCATCGTCACTGCCGACAAGCTCCCTGTCACCGGGGCCGGAAAGGTTGACTACAAAGCCGTGGCGGGGGTCGCCTCTCACCCGCGGAACACCCAAACCCACGTCGACAACAACAAGCTGGTCTCGTCAGCGGAGGTGGCTGTCGCACAGGCCTACAAGGCAGCTCTCCAGCTGGCGCATGATGTTGAGATCACTGCGTCGTCGAATTTTTTAGAGCTTGGCGGACATTCGCTCCGCCAGCTTGAGCTGTTGCGACAACTGTCGACGACCTTTGGTGTGCAGCTGTCTCTCAAGATGATTCTTGGCTCCCCGACGGTGAGAGAGCTCGCCAAAGCAATCACTCGATGCATCAACTCCACGCCAGCGCTTCCGCTCGACCAGAAATACCCGGTGAGCGAGGAGCGCGCAACCCCCATCGAGGTAGAATGGATGAGAAAATACGAAACCTCGTCCGGCTCATCGTCATTCAATGTTTGCTTTTCGTCACTGTTAGATGTCAATGTCGTCCACAAGGAAAGGCTCATCGAGGCGTGGAATATGGTGCTGGCGAGGCATCCGCTCCTGGCATGCCATTACGCCTACCGCGGAGCCGACGACATCATTCGCATCAACCCAGGCTACGTGCCGCGTGTTCAGACACCCTGCTCGTTTGATCTATGGGCGGAAGCCAACCGCCCGTTCTCATTGGAGCTTGAACAACCCGTCCGCGTATTTGTTACCGACGATCGCCTGACTGTTGTTTTGAGTCACATTGTGGCCGACTACACCGCATTGAGCCTACTGATGCGGGAAGCTTCTGATGCATACAACGGCAAGCTCTTGGATGCCGCCCCGCGTAGCTACTCTCTGGCAGACGTCTGGTATGGAACACCATCTGAAGCTGTCCTAGACTTCTGGACCAAGTATCTGTGGCAATGCCCTGAGAATCCCCATCCCTTCGGCGGCCAAATCAATCGCTCCAGTTACTCGGGAACATCTGCGCTCTCACTCATTCATACCAGAGTCTTTGAGCAAATTTTGGGGTTCTCTGTTTCCGCCAACGTCACGCTGCAGCAGATTACAATGGCATGCGTTGCACTGTGCCTAGACCAGAGCGAGAGCAGGACAGATATTCTTTTGGGTGTGCCGCACATCAACAGGGACActgccgacgacctcgacacTTTCGGCCTGTTCCTCCAGCCCCTCCCTGTGCGTATTAGGCACGACGCGGACTCCGTTGGTAGCCTGATGGACTCTGTCAAGACGAGTTCGCAAATGTCTCTTGCTCATGCAATGCCATGGCATCAATTACTGGGTCACCTGGGCATGCAGGCAGAGTACCCGAATCATCCGCTGTTCGATGTCATGGTGACGATGCACGACTTTAGACACACCAATGAGTTGGACATGAAGATTGCCGGACTCGAACCATCGTTTGTTTGGGCGGAAGGGGCAAAGTTCAAACTTCTTTGTGAGTTCACGGCGCTCCCCAACGGGAAGCTACTGCTCAGGCTAGAGTATGATGCGGCCGTCGTGTCGGGCGTCGAGATTGGGCGACTCAAAAACGCGATACCGCTCGCGATGCATATGCTCGCGACTGGAAGCGAGCATGACGAAGTCAAGATTGCAATCAGAGACGGCCCGAAGCTGCCAAGCGACTTGGCGGGCATTGCGTTGGAGGATACAAAATGTTTCTTTGGTAAAAGTCTTGAGGATATTTAG
- a CDS encoding uncharacterized protein (COG:S~EggNog:ENOG503P9IM~antiSMASH:Cluster_10.1), producing MATPRFNFNVSYSEPVNRPGDEPVLTMDDVWQGILHGARYPQDMAEYVANCEILSGEELKFRRRLTIGGGGAVHTGAGEVIDQDVILRPMLNVEATTTTSGATTIFGMSQGTQEPPDAERPDIYFTGVYELWIDGVEDGSKEAEGVRVKYGALAKGATQDGVKTFRRWKKEGKLEQWAKLGNGA from the exons ATGGCGACCCCACGCTTCAACTTCAATGTCTCTTACTCGGAGCCCGTGAATCGCCCTGGCGATGAACCGGTCCTCACCATGGACGATGTCTGGCAGGGGATCTTACACGGGGCACGATATCCCCAGGACATGGCGGAATACGTGGCCAACTGCGAAATACTGTCGGGCGAAGAGCTCAAGTTCCGTCGCAGGCTGaccattggcggcggcggcgcggtgcacacgggcgcgggcgaagTCATTGATCAGGATGTGATCCTCCGCCCGATGCTGAAC GTTGAGGCGACTACCACCACGTCCGGCGCGACGACCATCTTTGGAATGTCGCAGGGGACTCAGGAGCCTCCCGATGCCGAGCGACCTGACATCTATTTCACCGGCGTGTATGAGCTGTGGAttgacggcgttgaggatgGCAGCAAGGAGGCCGAAGGGGTCCGTGTTAAGTACGGCGCCTTGGCCAAGGGCGCAACGCAGGACGGCGTCAAGACCTTTAGACGGTGGAAGAAGGAGGGTAAGCTGGAGCAGTGGGCCAAGCTTGGGAACGGTGCCTAA